In Raphanus sativus cultivar WK10039 chromosome 5, ASM80110v3, whole genome shotgun sequence, the following proteins share a genomic window:
- the LOC108861674 gene encoding uncharacterized protein LOC108861674: MDTMKTTKVKFTKEMLESIKGKLPRLSFLLLFLRQCYGGCGDRTHLLPCSITTSSTRFWNLSDRPVELQIRVGSILKRVHTLKPGRSKKLRHSNLHRAYVPDQEGRRWLYYDDTCLPYVWVHETGTDLSKMVKQQYVSLDDLRDCSEIRIFKDLQRGCVSVEKRDRASALC, translated from the coding sequence atggatacgatgaaaacaacaaaagtGAAGTTCACAAAAGAGATGCTAGAGTCTATCAAAGGCAAGCTCCCAAGGCTCAGctttctcctcctcttcctccgaCAATGCTACGGCGGTTGTGGAGACCGGACCCACTTACTCCCTTGTTCAATCACCACTTCATCCACCCGCTTCTGGAACCTCTCTGATCGTCCCGTGGAGCTTCAGATTCGAGTCGGGTCGATCCTTAAACGCGTCCACACTCTCAAACCGGGACGTTCCAAAAAGCTCAGACACAGTAACCTCCACAGAGCCTACGTTCCTGACCAGGAAGGACGTCGATGGTTGTACTACGATGACACGTGTTTGCCGTACGTATGGGTTCACGAGACGGGTACAGACTTGTCGAAGATGGTGAAGCAACAGTACGTGAGTCTTGATGATCTGAGAGATTGCTCGGAGATTAGGATTTTTAAGGATTTACAGAGAGGTTGTGTCTCTGTTGAGAAGAGAGACAGAGCTTCTGCTTTGTGTTGA
- the LOC108861669 gene encoding uncharacterized protein LOC108861669, which yields MPEKGAILSPVQSQLLTLRPSPLLRWRLGAFTTLVFFLMLVVWSIDGCSIQTFVQPWRLNAYSLRVTTTSPSPSPSPSLKPHLLDSDKPHRQNLTTVNPNVKKTNLTTNSTRVQLRWITAEPEKNFTANLMRNWLAPGGEPCREAKTVEISLPGVDGVDSLELTAGEIHVFTFQALDESKAPVCVGGDYFETDLSGENWKSRPPVKDFGNGTYSMSLQVHPEFAGEFNLTVILLFRHYEGLKFSTSRLGFDRKLRDNVRLRFVKKHDVSLPELRSCKRSDFTRDAWSGRWIRLGKNDSCQISNDGRYRCLPAGFPCRKPWCEGAVGGIESNGWVYSTHCSFKLFSGETAWGCLKNKWLFFWGDSNHVDSIRNMLNFVLGHPEIPAVPRRFDMKFSNPKNSSETVRITSIFNGHWNETQNYQGLDSLRDKDFRELLKKYFSEKDRVPDAMFVNSGLHDGIHWHSIRAFEKGAETAAAFWRDVFDGVKARGLKPPEVIFRNTIATGGYARLLAFNPSKMEAFNGVFLEKMRDAGLVTSVVDNFDMTYPWHYDNRCNDGVHYGRTPAKMRWRDGEIGHQYFVDVMLVHVLLNALCVS from the coding sequence ATGCCGGAGAAAGGAGCGATTCTATCTCCGGTTCAGAGCCAGTTACTGACACTACGGCCGAGTCCTCTGCTTCGATGGCGTCTCGGTGCTTTCACGACACTCGTCTTCTTCCTCATGTTAGTCGTCTGGAGCATCGACGGTTGCTCCATCCAAACCTTCGTGCAGCCGTGGAGACTCAACGCCTACTCCCTCCGAGTAACTACTACCTCTCCCTCTCCTTCCCCTTCGCCGTCACTAAAACCTCATCTTCTAGATTCCGACAAACCCCACCGACAGAATCTCACGACGGTTAATCCGAACGTGAAGAAGACGAATCTCACTACGAACTCGACACGTGTCCAACTCCGGTGGATAACCGCCGAGCCGGAGAAGAATTTCACGGCGAATCTCATGAGAAACTGGCTGGCTCCGGGAGGAGAACCTTGCAGGGAGGCGAAGACCGTCGAGATCTCCCTCCCCGGCGTCGACGGTGTTGATTCGTTAGAGCTAACCGCCGGGGAGATCCACGTGTTCACGTTCCAAGCGTTAGACGAATCCAAAGCCCCAGTCTGCGTCGGCGGGGACTACTTCGAGACCGACTTATCCGGGGAGAACTGGAAATCGAGACCGCCGGTGAAAGACTTCGGCAACGGAACGTACTCGATGTCGCTGCAGGTTCATCCCGAGTTCGCCGGAGAGTTCAACCTCACCGTGATTCTACTCTTCCGTCATTACGAGGGACTCAAGTTCAGCACATCGCGTCTAGGCTTCGACCGGAAGCTCCGCGACAACGTCCGGTTACGTTTCGTCAAGAAGCATGACGTTTCTCTCCCAGAGCTCCGGTCGTGTAAGAGATCCGACTTTACGAGGGACGCGTGGTCAGGGAGATGGATAAGGCTGGGGAAGAACGATAGCTGCCAGATCAGCAACGACGGGCGTTACCGCTGTCTCCCCGCGGGTTTCCCCTGTCGGAAACCGTGGTGCGAGGGGGCGGTTGGAGGTATAGAGAGCAATGGGTGGGTTTATTCCACCCATTGCTCTTTCAAGCTGTTCTCGGGAGAGACGGCTTGGGGTTGCTTGAAGAACAAGTGGCTCTTCTTCTGGGGGGATTCGAATCATGTTGATTCGATTAGAAACATGCTGAACTTTGTCTTGGGTCATCCGGAGATCCCCGCTGTGCCGAGGAGGTTCGACATGAAGTTCTCCAACCCGAAGAACTCGTCGGAGACGGTGAGGATCACGAGTATCTTCAACGGTCACTGGAACGAGACGCAGAACTACCAAGGCCTAGACTCGCTCAGAGACAAAGACTTTAGAGAGCTGCTCAAGAAGTACTTCTCGGAGAAAGACCGTGTTCCGGACGCTATGTTTGTGAACTCTGGTCTGCACGATGGGATTCACTGGCATAGTATCAGAGCCTTTGAGAAAGGTGCCGAGACGGCGGCTGCGTTCTGGAGAGACGTTTTCGACGGGGTCAAAGCCAGGGGACTGAAGCCGCCTGAAGTGATTTTCAGGAACACGATCGCGACGGGTGGTTACGCTAGGTTGCTAGCGTTTAATCCGAGCAAAATGGAGGCGTTTAACGGTGTGTTTCTTGAGAAGATGAGGGATGCGGGGTTGGTCACGAGCGTGGTTGATAACTTTGATATGACGTATCCGTGGCATTATGATAATCGGTGTAACGATGGAGTTCATTACGGGAGAACTCCTGCGAAAATGCGGTGGAGGGATGGTGAGATTGGGCATCAGTACTTTGTGGATGTGATGCTTGTTCACGTGTTGCTGAATGCATTGTGTGTGAGCTAA